In Ornithodoros turicata isolate Travis chromosome 1, ASM3712646v1, whole genome shotgun sequence, the DNA window AAGGAAGTTGCACTCCGAGAGAGAGATGAGCGAAAAGAAATACAGAGAAATAGCAGAACTGTGAACACCACTTAGATTACAGCTCTTGAGCAGTTAGACATCATTCTGCAATTTTATCAGCTTGCAGTCTTATATTTGGATGCATCCTGTCATGCAGTATGTGCCACTGAGTAACGAAAGACAAAACCAATGTTTGtttgctcttttttttgtgtgtgtgtgttagcatcgtgaaacaactgtggctatgagcagcgtacagatggagagagaacagcaggaaggagtggggacagggggattactAGGcgctctgggccgacttcgggggaactgtgcagacattgatttggaaagccttcggaaaagccagggaaaacctcagacagcacagctggtgggaGGATTCTAACTCACCACCTcccacgaccttggctaccaccgagcgggacgccttaacctgcTGTGCTCTGCCATGTTGCTGGTCAAAACCAGTGTGCATGGAGTTAAATCGGTTTAATTTTCAGACATCTGTAGAACCTTTTCTGATTTAAGCTACTCaaggaaaaggtgctgacgctaGCTATCGTCCATATTTGTTAGCCTGCCTCGGCtgattctcgttgtttacgtcgtaacGTTTCTGTTGTTTATGGTTTGGACTGCGAAGTACACTTGAGCTTGGTAGGAGTTACCACCACTGTTGAGGGGCCTTAACTGTTACTGGTGGACTAAAGTATCTGCTTTGGTATCATCAAACTCTTTTGCAACAGTGCAGCAACATTATGCGAGTTAgacagttgggggggggggggggggggatgaccCAAGCGCATCGTGTGATCATATCGATATCATGCTGCCGGGGACCAAAGGGGGCTCATCATGTGACCATTCTGTCACGCACTTCCTGCTTTGAAAGGTGAAGTGAGAGTGGGACTGAAACGAGTGACATGTTACCGAGACAGCCACACACTTTGTCTGACTTCACTCCCTATTTGTAAGATGCATTCTGCACTAAAAGGAGCACGCCTACTTATCAAGTCCACTTTCACAGAAGCTAGTGTAAGCGAGAAGCGTGTTTTCCCTGTGCAAATTACGTAACTGATGACAGTCTGGAATAATAAACCACTTTTTGGACACAAAGAAGAGAGAGCAAAATTTGAACGACTGCTTATTGACAGGCAACGGTCCATTCCCCACATGGTCGCAACAGGTTAGCCTATTTTGGAGAACCGAGGGCGATGCTGTTACTACTACAGTCATGCCAGCACATATGTCTACAACTAtttacagttacattttttcCAGCACCAGAGATCTAAATTACTGCCAACCTACAAAATGTGCTGCTACCCACCCTTGCATCACATGCTTTGAAGAAAGCACTCGATCTGACTTGTTTGTTCGAAGAAGACGGGTGCTTTCTCATTCCGTAGAGAAAAGGTGACAATCTCGAAGCACCTGATAATTTTACTTAATAAAATTAGCCTAGTGCATGTAAAACCCAACTCATCTTTGTTTCTCTGCCATGTCGTGATACTGCACTAGTGGCGGCACAGGGATTCACCCCCCACCCAAGAACAGCAGATATGTAtgttgctcccccccccctctacacCAACACCCCTGCCCACCCCCTTCCCTAAACCATGCAAACCATGGCCTTTCCCAGAATTttttttccaggggggggggggggggggggaaacccTCACCTCTTTCCATGGAGATGGACAGTACggactgtgtgggtgttcagaggttcatattattatgacatctgagaaaaaTCATGCCGACCTATGAACAGACCTGTAAAAAttgcttttccaaagtaattgaattacgattacaattacatgttcacaaaagtaattaaattacagttacaatgactcattttctattgtaattcaattacaattactgaaaaaagtaattgcattacactgaattacattcacaaagttgaCTGCAACGGGCAAACTGCGAGTTTTTATGTACACATTTATTGCACATGTTCTGAAAGATGGTGGTAGTtgtgcttgtggtagaaaaacaagttagagaagtcttacacaaggacaagtctgttgccatgttaaagaaacaccgaacatcacagtcaaaaggctttctttcttcaggtatgtgaacaaagtgcagatcatgagtgcagcttgtaacgtccattggctttcaagagtaaggtcttctcaaagttcttgtctgtaaggctgccacgtctccttgtcataacaagaccaccaaccgaaaacagacgctccactggtgcactgctgggcagcccaacattgtacttcatgaacacctcgagcACAAGGAAGATCTTTCAAGCACTCTAACGACTCTGAAGTGCGGTCCGATACCCACAATTCGTACTCCTTTTCCCATGGCGcaagagtttttctccttccacattcaaatgtaAAAAATCTGTACTGAAAATTGTACCAATCTGAATCAACTCTTTGGGTAattactgtaaaaaaaaaagaaacggtgtGGAACTGACCCAAACTTTAAACATTGGGCCTTCCCAGATAGTGTTCaaagtaattcaaaatgcgttacgcgttacttgtaaaagtaatccaattacagttacaattacataaaacctaatgtaattccggaagtaattaattactaagaaagtaattaattactaagaaagtaattaattacagtaattcaattacttgtaattaattactttacaggtctgcCTATGAATAATGTGTGCACAATTTTAACAAGTGACCTTGggctttggggggggggaacaCGCCCCCTTGCCCCTCTCTCAGTACGCCCATATGAACCGAAccgctatttcttttttttttttctttttttttgccatctTGGAACTGAACCTGAACTAATGAAAAGTACTGTTCCAAACCGGTTTGGCAAACTGTTcaacattattttttctttcggaAGCGTGCACCGGATGATATGAAAGGAAGGCCTAGTCGAGGGCCTTCACACCTTTCACCTTCGAGGGCTAAAACTGCCTCATATATACGCTGCAGGTGTTATTCAAAACTCCATACACGCGAGTGTGGTACTCATAATCCCTTGGTCATACGCTTTGTGTCTAGGTCAGGCCCCAGCTGTGAGTCGTGTTTCTTTactctttcatttttcattacTTTCATTTTCATAACTTTCTAATTACTTATGTAGTACAAAACTGATTAATTctcgtttgttttctttttttttatgtgaccTTGATTCGCCTGCTGTAGGCCTGTTGCAATCTGCATGGGCACCACAAAAAGTTGGTACTTTGTTTTCTAATAAAAGATGTATTCGCTTGCTTTCAACAACGCGCGTGCGCGCTTGCATTGTCATGAACTCATCATGCATGCTTGATGTCAACCTACTCCGCACATTCCAGCATATTACCAGATAATGTTGGCACAGTATTTTCTGTAATGTGCTGAACAGGAACCTGAACAAATCGGTTCGAACCGTTATTTCTGCAacccggaactgaaccgaaccaaaataGAAAATACTTGAACCGAACCAACCGAACGGTACGACAACGGTACGTTTTACGGTACGACACCCTGTGTGGCATTGCATGCCAGAGGTCTGAGAATAGACTTCACGGAATTCTGTGATTTTCAATTTGGCAGGCACGGCCATACGGCAGCAGGCAAAACAATGAACCTGTCCAaaacagtttcggtttcgttttgtgGCATGTTTTATCACATTTGCACTGCTTTGCCTTATTGCCCTCTACTAAATTCCGTATTGATTAGATTTTTAAGAATAACACTATTTAGTGATACATCAAATGTTTTTTCTTATGCTGAACGAGTACGCTTGTTTTCTGGCGGGGGTGTGCGCACACAGGAGAATTGCAGTAACAGCCTCCACAAGCCTCGAAGGTACGGCACGGCACGGCGGCACGGCCTTCTAGGTTTCGACGTTCCTCGCCTACTGGAGCGGGTTGCCCTGTAAGTTGTGGGTTTTGCTATTGGTAGTGAAAAGGAGTTTAATTGACTGCGTTAATACGTGTAACAAACCACCTATGTTTTGGTGATGATATATGTACGTACAAAACCTCTGGAGCTGATTTATTTGACACACTGCGTTCATGTCTTTGTTAGGGCTCCGTATTTTTTGTGTGACTATCCAAATGACTTCTGTAGTTGGATGTGTATTAGTATGCGCCTCATGTGCAAATGTTGTGTATCTTTAGTAATCTATGTTTAACACTTTTGCATGTTTATTTCTATTGATACAATTTGCGGGCTAGTCAACAAAATTGCGTTTTGTGAGATGTCCGGTGATCGAACACAGGCAGGACCACCAAACCCTGGATCATCCATTCGTAGAAAGAGCTCTGCAGCAACGAGTCAGCAGTCTGGAAACGaacaaacagaaacaaaatTGAACATCAAAATGTCAAAAGCTCTCAGCACAAGTGCCAAGAGGTGAGTTCCGAATGTAATGGATCTCTAGGACTATGGCGGCAGCCTCATCAAAACTACTGCGTTTGCACATGTATTTGCGGAGTAACTATACGGTTTAATATCCGCCGAAGTTCGACACAAGTTCCTTTACACTAGTTCTGGTTACTTTTTCAGGATCCAGAAGGAACTTGCCGAGATTACGCTGGACCCCCCTCCTAATTGCAGGTCAAATGACACTTCGATTTTTTCTTTCCTTACTTTGCCTCACGATTGCGTTTTCAAGTGTTTCTGGGTGTCCACAACGCGTGACTCTGCATTTGTCatttttgttgctgtttttCTGTTGTTGAAACAATGAATGCACAATTTAATGTACAAACTGTGGTAGACGTTCAGCAGCTGTGCATTTGCGCAATTACAACAAATTTGAAGGGTGGGGTCAGATACTACTTCCATGTTGCTAACTAGCCATGCATAATTGAATTCGAAATTTGACACTTATCAGTGGGAATTGCATTGTGGAATCTGACAGCATTCTGCAGAGTTTTGGTAGGACCCATTGTTTACATAGTCAACAAGTTGATTATCTACTTGCCACACTAGGTAGCGAAGTTGACAATTCGCAATGTTagattatttttaaaaataattcgACGGTAATGCTTGCACTGCTTGGTGTGAAGGTGGAGCCCTTGTGTTGTTAGAGGCACAGTATATGGGGACATCCTCTCAAGTCCAGGTTCCTGTGTATCTGCATTATGCAAGCAAGCATGCGGCCTTTGTGGACAACATACTGGGTGTGGCTAGAACTTGCAAGAAGTATAATTATAATTCGGGGCCTTatgtcacgagacaactgaaaTTAGCAGAACACTTCTTGTGAAGGGTGGAAAGTTTCTGATGCGGAACTGGTGGTATCTTGACAGGCTGTATGTAGTTTTGTTTTCATGGGCGTGCATATTCCTTAATACATGGGACTATTTTACATGAGTGACAGCTGCAGAACACAGCTGCAAAGGCATAGTTACTCCACTACTGTCACTCTTGAAGCTCTTCTGTCACATTGTGCGATTCAGCATAACACCTGTCTTTCCCTGTGCCTCAAACTTTCATGACATTTGTCAACGTATGATGACTTGCAGCGACTTTTATCCACTACAATGGTGGTAGCCATAAACCTGCTTTTCCTCCACACATAAGGGCGTAGTAGTTGATGAAAATTATCGGTTACCTctgtctgtgctgtctgaggttttgccttgtttttccggcagactttccagacaaatatcggtgcagttccctctgaagtctgcccaggacgcatactccCCCcgacccccactccttcctgtcctctctccatatgtccacaTTTGTACACatctcatggccacagttgctttgctgTGCTAACACTGAATCAAAAATAAAATCAGTTGTGTGTGCTCTATtctatattctatttcttttatagatcacctctttttttttttttttgcctttattACTGCAGGACATTAAGTGTTTGAGATGTGTTTTCTTAATTGCACTGCTATGTTATAGTTAAATTTGAATTGGCATGGCTGTGTAGGGTTTGTTTATTTTCCAGCGGCCCCTTGCTTCTGACATGGCTAGATGCCAAAGCTGAATGTCCCATCATTCTGGCTATGTGAGATGTGTGTGGCGTTGTTTCTGCAGAATTTGGTGATTGTTTTAGTGGAATATTATAAGCAATAGTACATCGATTTTTATATTTGGTTTCTGTTTGCAGTGCTGGTCCAAAAGGTGACAACCTGTATGAGTGGGTGTCTACTATTCTGGGGCCTCCAGGCTCTGTTTATGAAGGTGGCGTCTTTTTCTTAGATATTCACTTCAGTCCGGAATATCCCTTCAAGCCTCCCAAGGTATTcctgatttctttttttttttttttttcagtgcttCATCTTCTATAATTAGACTTCCTTCTCATCACATTTGGTGTTTTGAGCTTGCGTGTCACAGAACTGTGAACTTCCCCTTGCTGTTCAGTACTGATGGTGTCGTCCTTTGAAGCAATTGTTACTGAACTAAAGTAGAAAGATTAAACTCAAGGCTCAACTGAAGGTTGAACGATGGGATTTTGCATGTGCATTGCTTTCTAGCTCTACACATATGCCTTGATTTGCTGGTTCTGCCTGTGATTGCAAGCAATTTTTGAATATGCAGTTCCACTTGTGGTTTTGCAGAATATAACATTGATTGGACTTTTGAAACACTCTCATGAATGAGCTGAACATGCAATTTTGTGTTATATAAAAAAGGATTGCATCAGAAAAGCAATGAAGTTAGCAGCATTTTCCTGCACAGTGATATCGTGTGGCACTTGAGTAAAAAGGTTGTTTGGCTAAACTTTTGCTTACCACCCTTCTGAAGTT includes these proteins:
- the LOC135377618 gene encoding ubiquitin-conjugating enzyme E2-24 kDa isoform X1, with the translated sequence MSGDRTQAGPPNPGSSIRRKSSAATSQQSGNEQTETKLNIKMSKALSTSAKRIQKELAEITLDPPPNCSAGPKGDNLYEWVSTILGPPGSVYEGGVFFLDIHFSPEYPFKPPKVTFRTRIYHCNINSQGVICLDILKDNWSPALTISKVLLSICSLLTDCNPADPLVGSIATQFMQQREEHDRIARLWTKRYAT